The following are encoded together in the Candidatus Schekmanbacteria bacterium genome:
- a CDS encoding radical SAM protein, with the protein MSEQLDKEFESLLEESRALSWKEFGRSITMYLPGMIRCGSETGLYPAVSISGGKCLLNCDHCMGKVLEPMIEAKDEETLLDVCRRIKERNNIGVLLSGGSGLDGKVGWDRYTDIIRRIKDETGLHISIHTGILDKDTAYSLKSAGVDQALTDVIGSDDTLREVYHLDCGVKKIDETLNALCEAGITIVPHIVAGIHYGEFRGEYNAIEIVK; encoded by the coding sequence TTTGAATCTCTTCTGGAAGAATCACGAGCTCTTTCATGGAAAGAATTTGGCAGAAGCATAACTATGTATCTGCCGGGAATGATAAGATGCGGCAGTGAAACTGGCCTTTATCCTGCTGTTTCCATATCAGGAGGCAAGTGCCTTCTAAATTGCGACCATTGTATGGGCAAGGTCCTTGAACCGATGATTGAAGCAAAAGACGAGGAAACTTTATTGGATGTTTGCAGGAGGATAAAGGAAAGAAACAATATTGGTGTGTTGTTGAGCGGAGGAAGTGGTCTTGATGGGAAAGTTGGATGGGATAGATATACTGATATCATTAGAAGGATAAAGGATGAGACCGGACTTCATATATCCATTCACACAGGTATTCTGGATAAAGATACGGCTTATTCCTTGAAATCTGCCGGTGTAGACCAAGCACTGACAGATGTGATAGGGAGTGATGACACTTTGAGAGAAGTTTATCATTTAGACTGCGGTGTAAAAAAAATTGATGAAACACTGAACGCTTTATGCGAAGCAGGTATAACAATTGTCCCGCATATAGTTGCAGGTATTCATTATGGAGAGTTTCGTGGGGAATACAACGCTATTGAGATTGTGAAA